The Cellulomonas flavigena DSM 20109 DNA segment CGGTCCGGGCCCCACCCGATCCGTCGTTCGTCCCACCCCTACCTGGAGGTCGTCATGAACATCAAGGTCCTCGGCCCTGGCTGCCGCAACTGCGTCACCCTCGAGCGCGTGACCCGCGAGGCCGTCGAGGCCCTCGGCATCGAGGTCGAGATCGAGAAGGTCACCGACTACGCGGCGATCGCCGGCTACGGCGTGATGAGCACGCCGGGCCTGGTCGTCGACGGCGAGGTCGTCCTGTACGGGCGGGTGCCGACCGCCGCCCAGGTGCGCGAGATCCTCGAGCCGCTCGTCACCCGCTGAGCCCTGCTGGGACCCGCGGCACGGGAAGAGACATCATGAACGAGCACCC contains these protein-coding regions:
- a CDS encoding thioredoxin family protein, which codes for MNIKVLGPGCRNCVTLERVTREAVEALGIEVEIEKVTDYAAIAGYGVMSTPGLVVDGEVVLYGRVPTAAQVREILEPLVTR